The sequence below is a genomic window from Chloroflexota bacterium.
CGGGAAGCTAGCGGCCGCGCAATCTGCTAACCCATGCGTAGGGGCGACGCATGCGTCGCCCCTACATCTCTATTCAAAGGTCCCAATAGTGAGAGGAAGAAGGACGACGGCCCGCTTCGAAGTGAAGGGCCCGGTCAACGCGACCCGCTACCTAAGCGTTTGGTAGGTAGAATCGTACTGGTGCGCGTGCTAACGTCCCGCTGCTGCGGAATGTTGAGCCGCGCGGGCTGCCGACGACGACTGGGCGATCGCGAGATGGACAGGACGAAGCGACAAGCGGCCATGGCGTGGTTGCGGCGTCGAGTGTCCCTGCCCGCCAACCCACTGGTCCGCCACCACCATCCCATCTGGCGCCGCGGCTGGGCCCGCCAAAGATCCCTCGCGGCCGCCGGCGCGTTTCTCCTTGGCGTCACGCTGCTCGGCCACGTCAGCCCGGCGCAGGCGTCCGGGATCAGCATCCGCCTCTTGGGCCTGGCGACACGGGGCACAATTTCGATTTGGGACGGGGCCAGTATCGACCTGTCCAACCTGGATGCTCACCAGACCTACGAGGTCGTGGTGACCACCAGCGACCCCACCATCGTGGGGATCGGCGACTGTTTGGGCGCATCGGAATGGCACACGTTCACGGGATCAACGTTCCGCAGCCTATGGTTCGCCATTCGCGCCTGCACGCCGGGACAGGCGACGGTCACGGTCCAGGTATTCCTGGCCGGGGCCAACAGCGCCGCGGCCAGCGTGAGCCAACATGTGACCGCGTTACCTATGCCCAGCGTGGTGCCGCACCAGCGGGCGGCGGCCGAGCGGGCGGTGGCCGAGCTGGCGGATGTCAAGCCGCCCAACCAGCACGTGCGCAATTTCCTCGCCGGGGGAATCGTGGTGCAGCGGCCGTTCCCCCCGCGTCTGTCCGGCTACGTAAGCGCCGCGACCGCGACGGCGACCATAGTGAACTGGGCGACGTGGTGGGCGTCGCCTCCCACGGGCGGCGTGGACATCATCGGCTTCCAGATCCGGTATTGGCCGAATGACGAGCCATCCCGAGTTACATCGGCAGCGATCGCCAACCCGTATGTCTGGCAATACAGGCTCACTGGGCTTGCGGCGAACACGTGGTACACGATCAATATGCGCGCCTGCACCAACCAAGAGGACTGCACGGCAGCCGAGTGGTCATACGACTACCAATTCAAGACGCCGCCGGGCTAAGTGCAAAATCCGGAGTTGGAGGCGCGCGGGGATCACACCATCACGTCCTCGAATGGGTGAGAGCCATGTATCCAGTCTGCACGCTCTCAGAGGGGGAGCGGGAAGAACGACGGCCCGCTTCGGAGTGAA
It includes:
- a CDS encoding fibronectin type III domain-containing protein translates to MAWLRRRVSLPANPLVRHHHPIWRRGWARQRSLAAAGAFLLGVTLLGHVSPAQASGISIRLLGLATRGTISIWDGASIDLSNLDAHQTYEVVVTTSDPTIVGIGDCLGASEWHTFTGSTFRSLWFAIRACTPGQATVTVQVFLAGANSAAASVSQHVTALPMPSVVPHQRAAAERAVAELADVKPPNQHVRNFLAGGIVVQRPFPPRLSGYVSAATATATIVNWATWWASPPTGGVDIIGFQIRYWPNDEPSRVTSAAIANPYVWQYRLTGLAANTWYTINMRACTNQEDCTAAEWSYDYQFKTPPG